One window of the Sparus aurata chromosome 17, fSpaAur1.1, whole genome shotgun sequence genome contains the following:
- the pbxip1b gene encoding pre-B-cell leukemia homeobox interacting protein 1b isoform X4, translated as MSGGSSANNSWTILTPEETVAETLRPLAEGKEHHEESPTSAAGSEENQPAKGTESAKGLPVEDHPVSEEKTAELSGDTSTDQPASVLAAIPDDPVPISLDVPSSLVPDNDALSQSEGLPEGPAQSTPDPDSFSDSYTHITPSSDEAPASLLSTETLGGVELTQEKETLEQEGAQHPLNGEGLQPEGEESDLSPTDLGKQADSPVDSEVAEESTKTGEEGEPEVRRRRSLLAALERIGRTEEEEEREEEFQLPQREEDSGFSVNKCILGAVILLGLGTIFFSGVFMNLDEESDYGTRELKDAELPGKQAQREELKVAKGHAAEGAKEQLRLEEVEKENSRLKKEMASLPVLQKENERMKRELESVPALQKELESLRATVTELKLSAAAEAPVKAATAPSSGQPEASTQGTASSTEKQPRKPSDEQWDKKKDVKKDKKDMGERKEGEKSDSQEGEKREWKDVGKTEWKKGKHEQGKFDKEQGKFEKEQGKFDKEKDKEGKQKKHSDETKQWKEKDWKKGKASRGDEGKPWKDREGKNDRIEKSERKEWKEEKELKKAKHEKVNEGKQWRGKEEKRDWKVGKEHGEKSKSREEWKGEKEWRKGKDGYKESGKEKWVKKDLKEKGEKKEWKKDDWKSKNSKDHGKEGKWKGERKQWEESKNHGKERKGKDERKQWNENEQKSKNGKDEKEWKRKDERKQWEKKEEQGKRGGQKEKKDWNKDKSSSQKHKDEHKLNSNHRHEEEHVWGERKPPHTHRRPSLEQPEYWVRQRDRLQHNPKPTQPCDSLETCAQAEGLLPVPFPDFEVILQTYLAKAEEAGVDASKREELQKLAAEFFKDGLFVHDQMSFIDFVEDLGDVLEDMVEGDESDEEDSDMEDEMEEFEKEVLKKFSVPGAGAKEERSKGERRKESGRGRG; from the exons ATGTCTGGTGGCAGTAGTGCTAACAACAGCTGGACCATCCTCACTCCTGAG GAAACTGTTGCTGAAACCCTGAGGCCTTTGGCAGAGGGGAAGGAGCACCATGAAGAAAGCCCTACATCTGCGGCAG GTTCTGAGGAGAACCAGCCTGCAAAGGGTACAGAGTCTGCAAAGGGGCTCCCTGTGGAGGACCACCCG GtatcagaagaaaaaacagcagagctAAGTGGAGACACAAGCACAGATCAACCCGCCTCTGTGCTTGCCGCCATCCCTGATGACCCTGTTCCTATATCTTTGGACGTGCCCAGCAGCTTGGTCCCTGACAATGATGCACTTAGTCAGTCGGAGGGCCTACCCGAGGGCCCGGCACAGTCCACCCCTGATCCCGATTCATTTTCTGACTCCTATACCCACATAACCCCTTCCTCTGATGAGGCCCCAGCCTCACTGCTGAGCACAGAGACTCTGGGAGGGGTGGAGCTCACACAGGAAAAAGAGACGCTCGAACAGGAAGGAGCACAGCATCCACTAAATGGAGAGGGGCTACAGCCGGAAGGGGAGGAGTCAGACCTGTCTCCGACTGACCTAGGGAAACAGGCAG ACTCCCCTGTGGATTCAGAGGTGGCTGAGGAGAGCACTAAGacgggagaggagggagagccagaggtgaggaggaggaggtctctCTTAGCAGCTCTGGAGCGGATCGgaaggacagaggaggaagaggaaagggaGGAAGAGTTTCAGCTGCCACAGCGTGAGGAGGACAGTGGGTTCTCTGTAAACAAGTGCATCCTCGGTGCTGTCATCCTGCTGGGCCTCGGCACCATCTTCTTCTCAG GTGTCTTCATGAACCTGGATGAGG agAGTGACTACGGTACAAGGGAGCTGAAAGATGCAGAGTTACCAGGAAAACAG GCACAGAGAGAAGAGCTAAAAGTAGCCAAGGGACATGCAGCAGAGGGAGCAAAGGAGCAGCTGCgtttggaggaggtggagaaggaaaACAGTAGGTTGAAGAAAGAGATGGCATCTCTCCCTGTCCTTCAGAAAGAGAACGAGAGGATGAAGAGAGAGCTGGAGTCTGTCCCTGCCCTACAGAAAGAACTAGAATCACTGAGAGCCACTGTGACTGAATTAAAACTCTCCGCAG CAGCTGAAGCACCCGTGAAGGCCGCTACGGCGCCCTCCAGTGGCCAACCGGAGGCCAGCACGCAGGGAACAGCCAGCTCCACAGAGAAACAGCCAAGGAAGCCATCTGATGAGCAGTGGGACAAAAAGAAGGATGTAAAGAAGGATAAAAAGGACATGGGcgagaggaaagagggagagaaatctGATTCgcaggaaggagagaagagagagtggaAAGATGTAGGCAAAACAGAATGGAAAAAGGGGAAACATGAGCAAGGGAAGTTTGACAAGGAGCAAGGAAAGTTTGAAAAGGAGCAAGGAAAGTTTGACAAGGAGAAAGATAAGGAAGGAAAGCAGAAGAAGCATAGTGACGAGACAAAACAGTGGAAGGAGAAGGATTGGAAGAAAGGAAAGGCGAGCAGAGGTGACGAAGGAAAGCCATGGAAGGACAGGGAGGGGAAGAATGACCGGATAgaaaagagtgagagaaaagaatggaaggaggagaaagagctgaaaaaggcAAAGCATGAGAAGGTGAATGAGGGTAAACAGTGGAGGGgtaaggaggagaagagggattGGAAGGTAGGAAAAGAGCATGGAGAGAAGTCCAAGAGCAGGGAGGAGTGGAAGGGAGAGAAGGAatggaggaaaggaaaagatGGCTACAAGGAGAGTGGCAAAGAGAAGTGGGTGAAAAAAGACTtgaaagagaaaggagagaagaaagagtgGAAGAAAGATGACTGGAAGAGTAAAAACAGCAAGGATCATGGTAAAGAAGGGAAATGGAAGGGTGAAAGGAAACAGTGGGAAGAGAGCAAAAATCATggcaaagaaagaaaggggaagGACGAGAGGAAACAGTGGAACGAGAATGAGCAGAAGAGTAAAAATGGTAAAGATGAGAAGGAATGGAAGAGAAAGGATGAGAGGAAACAgtgggaaaagaaagaagagcagggcaagagaggaggacagaaagagaaaaaagattgGAACAAGGACAAGTCAAGCTCccagaaacacaaagatgaGCACAAACTCAACAGTAATCACCGCCACGAGGAAGAGCATGTGTGGGGCGAGAGGAagcctcctcacacacaccgCCGGCCGTCCCTGGAACAGCCCGAGTACTGGGTCCGGCAGCGGGATCGCCTCCAGCACAACCCCAAACCAACACAGCCGTGTGACTCGCTGGAGACCTGTGCCCAGGCTGAGGGTCTGCTCCCTGTTCCCTTCCCCGATTTCGAGGTCATCCTCCAGACTTACCTCGCCAAGGCAGAGGAGGCGGGAGTGGATGCCTCCAAAAGGGAAGAGCTCCAAAAGCTCGCGGCCGAATTCTTCAAGGATGGTCTCTTTGTTCACGACCAGATGAGCTTCATCGATTTCGTCGAAGATTTGGGAGATGTTTTGGAAGACATGGTGGAAGGAGATGAAAGCGATGAAGAAGATAGCGACATGGAGGACGAAatggaggagtttgaaaaagaagTCCTGAAAAAGTTTTCAGTGCCAGGAGCTGGAGCGAAAGAGGAGCGATCCAAAGGGGAGCGGAGGAAGGAGAGCGGAAGAGGTCGTGGCTGA
- the pbxip1b gene encoding pre-B-cell leukemia homeobox interacting protein 1b isoform X7 — protein sequence MSGGSSANNSWTILTPEETVAETLRPLAEGKEHHEESPTSAAGSEENQPAKGTESAKGLPVEDHPVSEEKTAELSGDTSTDQPASVLAAIPDDPVPISLDVPSSLVPDNDALSQSEGLPEGPAQSTPDPDSFSDSYTHITPSSDEAPASLLSTETLGGVELTQEKETLEQEGAQHPLNGEGLQPEGEESDLSPTDLGKQADSPVDSEVAEESTKTGEEGEPEVRRRRSLLAALERIGRTEEEEEREEEFQLPQREEDSGFSVNKCILGAVILLGLGTIFFSGVFMNLDEESDYGTRELKDAELPGKQEWLNPEAPPPPVDADNTELLNKLAKGSQQISVLQAQLQAQREELKVAKGHAAEGAKEQLRLEEVEKENTEAPVKAATAPSSGQPEASTQGTASSTEKQPRKPSDEQWDKKKDVKKDKKDMGERKEGEKSDSQEGEKREWKDVGKTEWKKGKHEQGKFDKEQGKFEKEQGKFDKEKDKEGKQKKHSDETKQWKEKDWKKGKASRGDEGKPWKDREGKNDRIEKSERKEWKEEKELKKAKHEKVNEGKQWRGKEEKRDWKVGKEHGEKSKSREEWKGEKEWRKGKDGYKESGKEKWVKKDLKEKGEKKEWKKDDWKSKNSKDHGKEGKWKGERKQWEESKNHGKERKGKDERKQWNENEQKSKNGKDEKEWKRKDERKQWEKKEEQGKRGGQKEKKDWNKDKSSSQKHKDEHKLNSNHRHEEEHVWGERKPPHTHRRPSLEQPEYWVRQRDRLQHNPKPTQPCDSLETCAQAEGLLPVPFPDFEVILQTYLAKAEEAGVDASKREELQKLAAEFFKDGLFVHDQMSFIDFVEDLGDVLEDMVEGDESDEEDSDMEDEMEEFEKEVLKKFSVPGAGAKEERSKGERRKESGRGRG from the exons ATGTCTGGTGGCAGTAGTGCTAACAACAGCTGGACCATCCTCACTCCTGAG GAAACTGTTGCTGAAACCCTGAGGCCTTTGGCAGAGGGGAAGGAGCACCATGAAGAAAGCCCTACATCTGCGGCAG GTTCTGAGGAGAACCAGCCTGCAAAGGGTACAGAGTCTGCAAAGGGGCTCCCTGTGGAGGACCACCCG GtatcagaagaaaaaacagcagagctAAGTGGAGACACAAGCACAGATCAACCCGCCTCTGTGCTTGCCGCCATCCCTGATGACCCTGTTCCTATATCTTTGGACGTGCCCAGCAGCTTGGTCCCTGACAATGATGCACTTAGTCAGTCGGAGGGCCTACCCGAGGGCCCGGCACAGTCCACCCCTGATCCCGATTCATTTTCTGACTCCTATACCCACATAACCCCTTCCTCTGATGAGGCCCCAGCCTCACTGCTGAGCACAGAGACTCTGGGAGGGGTGGAGCTCACACAGGAAAAAGAGACGCTCGAACAGGAAGGAGCACAGCATCCACTAAATGGAGAGGGGCTACAGCCGGAAGGGGAGGAGTCAGACCTGTCTCCGACTGACCTAGGGAAACAGGCAG ACTCCCCTGTGGATTCAGAGGTGGCTGAGGAGAGCACTAAGacgggagaggagggagagccagaggtgaggaggaggaggtctctCTTAGCAGCTCTGGAGCGGATCGgaaggacagaggaggaagaggaaagggaGGAAGAGTTTCAGCTGCCACAGCGTGAGGAGGACAGTGGGTTCTCTGTAAACAAGTGCATCCTCGGTGCTGTCATCCTGCTGGGCCTCGGCACCATCTTCTTCTCAG GTGTCTTCATGAACCTGGATGAGG agAGTGACTACGGTACAAGGGAGCTGAAAGATGCAGAGTTACCAGGAAAACAG GAGTGGCTCAATCCCGAGGCTCCCCCACCCCCAGTAGATGCTGACAACACAGAGCTTCTAAATAAGTTAGCCAAAGGGAGCCAGCAGATTTCTGTGCTACAAGCTCAACTTCAG GCACAGAGAGAAGAGCTAAAAGTAGCCAAGGGACATGCAGCAGAGGGAGCAAAGGAGCAGCTGCgtttggaggaggtggagaaggaaaACA CTGAAGCACCCGTGAAGGCCGCTACGGCGCCCTCCAGTGGCCAACCGGAGGCCAGCACGCAGGGAACAGCCAGCTCCACAGAGAAACAGCCAAGGAAGCCATCTGATGAGCAGTGGGACAAAAAGAAGGATGTAAAGAAGGATAAAAAGGACATGGGcgagaggaaagagggagagaaatctGATTCgcaggaaggagagaagagagagtggaAAGATGTAGGCAAAACAGAATGGAAAAAGGGGAAACATGAGCAAGGGAAGTTTGACAAGGAGCAAGGAAAGTTTGAAAAGGAGCAAGGAAAGTTTGACAAGGAGAAAGATAAGGAAGGAAAGCAGAAGAAGCATAGTGACGAGACAAAACAGTGGAAGGAGAAGGATTGGAAGAAAGGAAAGGCGAGCAGAGGTGACGAAGGAAAGCCATGGAAGGACAGGGAGGGGAAGAATGACCGGATAgaaaagagtgagagaaaagaatggaaggaggagaaagagctgaaaaaggcAAAGCATGAGAAGGTGAATGAGGGTAAACAGTGGAGGGgtaaggaggagaagagggattGGAAGGTAGGAAAAGAGCATGGAGAGAAGTCCAAGAGCAGGGAGGAGTGGAAGGGAGAGAAGGAatggaggaaaggaaaagatGGCTACAAGGAGAGTGGCAAAGAGAAGTGGGTGAAAAAAGACTtgaaagagaaaggagagaagaaagagtgGAAGAAAGATGACTGGAAGAGTAAAAACAGCAAGGATCATGGTAAAGAAGGGAAATGGAAGGGTGAAAGGAAACAGTGGGAAGAGAGCAAAAATCATggcaaagaaagaaaggggaagGACGAGAGGAAACAGTGGAACGAGAATGAGCAGAAGAGTAAAAATGGTAAAGATGAGAAGGAATGGAAGAGAAAGGATGAGAGGAAACAgtgggaaaagaaagaagagcagggcaagagaggaggacagaaagagaaaaaagattgGAACAAGGACAAGTCAAGCTCccagaaacacaaagatgaGCACAAACTCAACAGTAATCACCGCCACGAGGAAGAGCATGTGTGGGGCGAGAGGAagcctcctcacacacaccgCCGGCCGTCCCTGGAACAGCCCGAGTACTGGGTCCGGCAGCGGGATCGCCTCCAGCACAACCCCAAACCAACACAGCCGTGTGACTCGCTGGAGACCTGTGCCCAGGCTGAGGGTCTGCTCCCTGTTCCCTTCCCCGATTTCGAGGTCATCCTCCAGACTTACCTCGCCAAGGCAGAGGAGGCGGGAGTGGATGCCTCCAAAAGGGAAGAGCTCCAAAAGCTCGCGGCCGAATTCTTCAAGGATGGTCTCTTTGTTCACGACCAGATGAGCTTCATCGATTTCGTCGAAGATTTGGGAGATGTTTTGGAAGACATGGTGGAAGGAGATGAAAGCGATGAAGAAGATAGCGACATGGAGGACGAAatggaggagtttgaaaaagaagTCCTGAAAAAGTTTTCAGTGCCAGGAGCTGGAGCGAAAGAGGAGCGATCCAAAGGGGAGCGGAGGAAGGAGAGCGGAAGAGGTCGTGGCTGA
- the pbxip1b gene encoding pre-B-cell leukemia homeobox interacting protein 1b isoform X3, translating into MSGGSSANNSWTILTPEETVAETLRPLAEGKEHHEESPTSAAGSEENQPAKGTESAKGLPVEDHPVSEEKTAELSGDTSTDQPASVLAAIPDDPVPISLDVPSSLVPDNDALSQSEGLPEGPAQSTPDPDSFSDSYTHITPSSDEAPASLLSTETLGGVELTQEKETLEQEGAQHPLNGEGLQPEGEESDLSPTDLGKQADSPVDSEVAEESTKTGEEGEPEVRRRRSLLAALERIGRTEEEEEREEEFQLPQREEDSGFSVNKCILGAVILLGLGTIFFSESDYGTRELKDAELPGKQEWLNPEAPPPPVDADNTELLNKLAKGSQQISVLQAQLQAQREELKVAKGHAAEGAKEQLRLEEVEKENSRLKKEMASLPVLQKENERMKRELESVPALQKELESLRATVTELKLSAAAEAPVKAATAPSSGQPEASTQGTASSTEKQPRKPSDEQWDKKKDVKKDKKDMGERKEGEKSDSQEGEKREWKDVGKTEWKKGKHEQGKFDKEQGKFEKEQGKFDKEKDKEGKQKKHSDETKQWKEKDWKKGKASRGDEGKPWKDREGKNDRIEKSERKEWKEEKELKKAKHEKVNEGKQWRGKEEKRDWKVGKEHGEKSKSREEWKGEKEWRKGKDGYKESGKEKWVKKDLKEKGEKKEWKKDDWKSKNSKDHGKEGKWKGERKQWEESKNHGKERKGKDERKQWNENEQKSKNGKDEKEWKRKDERKQWEKKEEQGKRGGQKEKKDWNKDKSSSQKHKDEHKLNSNHRHEEEHVWGERKPPHTHRRPSLEQPEYWVRQRDRLQHNPKPTQPCDSLETCAQAEGLLPVPFPDFEVILQTYLAKAEEAGVDASKREELQKLAAEFFKDGLFVHDQMSFIDFVEDLGDVLEDMVEGDESDEEDSDMEDEMEEFEKEVLKKFSVPGAGAKEERSKGERRKESGRGRG; encoded by the exons ATGTCTGGTGGCAGTAGTGCTAACAACAGCTGGACCATCCTCACTCCTGAG GAAACTGTTGCTGAAACCCTGAGGCCTTTGGCAGAGGGGAAGGAGCACCATGAAGAAAGCCCTACATCTGCGGCAG GTTCTGAGGAGAACCAGCCTGCAAAGGGTACAGAGTCTGCAAAGGGGCTCCCTGTGGAGGACCACCCG GtatcagaagaaaaaacagcagagctAAGTGGAGACACAAGCACAGATCAACCCGCCTCTGTGCTTGCCGCCATCCCTGATGACCCTGTTCCTATATCTTTGGACGTGCCCAGCAGCTTGGTCCCTGACAATGATGCACTTAGTCAGTCGGAGGGCCTACCCGAGGGCCCGGCACAGTCCACCCCTGATCCCGATTCATTTTCTGACTCCTATACCCACATAACCCCTTCCTCTGATGAGGCCCCAGCCTCACTGCTGAGCACAGAGACTCTGGGAGGGGTGGAGCTCACACAGGAAAAAGAGACGCTCGAACAGGAAGGAGCACAGCATCCACTAAATGGAGAGGGGCTACAGCCGGAAGGGGAGGAGTCAGACCTGTCTCCGACTGACCTAGGGAAACAGGCAG ACTCCCCTGTGGATTCAGAGGTGGCTGAGGAGAGCACTAAGacgggagaggagggagagccagaggtgaggaggaggaggtctctCTTAGCAGCTCTGGAGCGGATCGgaaggacagaggaggaagaggaaagggaGGAAGAGTTTCAGCTGCCACAGCGTGAGGAGGACAGTGGGTTCTCTGTAAACAAGTGCATCCTCGGTGCTGTCATCCTGCTGGGCCTCGGCACCATCTTCTTCTCAG agAGTGACTACGGTACAAGGGAGCTGAAAGATGCAGAGTTACCAGGAAAACAG GAGTGGCTCAATCCCGAGGCTCCCCCACCCCCAGTAGATGCTGACAACACAGAGCTTCTAAATAAGTTAGCCAAAGGGAGCCAGCAGATTTCTGTGCTACAAGCTCAACTTCAG GCACAGAGAGAAGAGCTAAAAGTAGCCAAGGGACATGCAGCAGAGGGAGCAAAGGAGCAGCTGCgtttggaggaggtggagaaggaaaACAGTAGGTTGAAGAAAGAGATGGCATCTCTCCCTGTCCTTCAGAAAGAGAACGAGAGGATGAAGAGAGAGCTGGAGTCTGTCCCTGCCCTACAGAAAGAACTAGAATCACTGAGAGCCACTGTGACTGAATTAAAACTCTCCGCAG CAGCTGAAGCACCCGTGAAGGCCGCTACGGCGCCCTCCAGTGGCCAACCGGAGGCCAGCACGCAGGGAACAGCCAGCTCCACAGAGAAACAGCCAAGGAAGCCATCTGATGAGCAGTGGGACAAAAAGAAGGATGTAAAGAAGGATAAAAAGGACATGGGcgagaggaaagagggagagaaatctGATTCgcaggaaggagagaagagagagtggaAAGATGTAGGCAAAACAGAATGGAAAAAGGGGAAACATGAGCAAGGGAAGTTTGACAAGGAGCAAGGAAAGTTTGAAAAGGAGCAAGGAAAGTTTGACAAGGAGAAAGATAAGGAAGGAAAGCAGAAGAAGCATAGTGACGAGACAAAACAGTGGAAGGAGAAGGATTGGAAGAAAGGAAAGGCGAGCAGAGGTGACGAAGGAAAGCCATGGAAGGACAGGGAGGGGAAGAATGACCGGATAgaaaagagtgagagaaaagaatggaaggaggagaaagagctgaaaaaggcAAAGCATGAGAAGGTGAATGAGGGTAAACAGTGGAGGGgtaaggaggagaagagggattGGAAGGTAGGAAAAGAGCATGGAGAGAAGTCCAAGAGCAGGGAGGAGTGGAAGGGAGAGAAGGAatggaggaaaggaaaagatGGCTACAAGGAGAGTGGCAAAGAGAAGTGGGTGAAAAAAGACTtgaaagagaaaggagagaagaaagagtgGAAGAAAGATGACTGGAAGAGTAAAAACAGCAAGGATCATGGTAAAGAAGGGAAATGGAAGGGTGAAAGGAAACAGTGGGAAGAGAGCAAAAATCATggcaaagaaagaaaggggaagGACGAGAGGAAACAGTGGAACGAGAATGAGCAGAAGAGTAAAAATGGTAAAGATGAGAAGGAATGGAAGAGAAAGGATGAGAGGAAACAgtgggaaaagaaagaagagcagggcaagagaggaggacagaaagagaaaaaagattgGAACAAGGACAAGTCAAGCTCccagaaacacaaagatgaGCACAAACTCAACAGTAATCACCGCCACGAGGAAGAGCATGTGTGGGGCGAGAGGAagcctcctcacacacaccgCCGGCCGTCCCTGGAACAGCCCGAGTACTGGGTCCGGCAGCGGGATCGCCTCCAGCACAACCCCAAACCAACACAGCCGTGTGACTCGCTGGAGACCTGTGCCCAGGCTGAGGGTCTGCTCCCTGTTCCCTTCCCCGATTTCGAGGTCATCCTCCAGACTTACCTCGCCAAGGCAGAGGAGGCGGGAGTGGATGCCTCCAAAAGGGAAGAGCTCCAAAAGCTCGCGGCCGAATTCTTCAAGGATGGTCTCTTTGTTCACGACCAGATGAGCTTCATCGATTTCGTCGAAGATTTGGGAGATGTTTTGGAAGACATGGTGGAAGGAGATGAAAGCGATGAAGAAGATAGCGACATGGAGGACGAAatggaggagtttgaaaaagaagTCCTGAAAAAGTTTTCAGTGCCAGGAGCTGGAGCGAAAGAGGAGCGATCCAAAGGGGAGCGGAGGAAGGAGAGCGGAAGAGGTCGTGGCTGA
- the pbxip1b gene encoding pre-B-cell leukemia homeobox interacting protein 1b isoform X8, protein MSGGSSANNSWTILTPEETVAETLRPLAEGKEHHEESPTSAAGSEENQPAKGTESAKGLPVEDHPVSEEKTAELSGDTSTDQPASVLAAIPDDPVPISLDVPSSLVPDNDALSQSEGLPEGPAQSTPDPDSFSDSYTHITPSSDEAPASLLSTETLGGVELTQEKETLEQEGAQHPLNGEGLQPEGEESDLSPTDLGKQADSPVDSEVAEESTKTGEEGEPEVRRRRSLLAALERIGRTEEEEEREEEFQLPQREEDSGFSVNKCILGAVILLGLGTIFFSGVFMNLDEESDYGTRELKDAELPGKQAQREELKVAKGHAAEGAKEQLRLEEVEKENTAEAPVKAATAPSSGQPEASTQGTASSTEKQPRKPSDEQWDKKKDVKKDKKDMGERKEGEKSDSQEGEKREWKDVGKTEWKKGKHEQGKFDKEQGKFEKEQGKFDKEKDKEGKQKKHSDETKQWKEKDWKKGKASRGDEGKPWKDREGKNDRIEKSERKEWKEEKELKKAKHEKVNEGKQWRGKEEKRDWKVGKEHGEKSKSREEWKGEKEWRKGKDGYKESGKEKWVKKDLKEKGEKKEWKKDDWKSKNSKDHGKEGKWKGERKQWEESKNHGKERKGKDERKQWNENEQKSKNGKDEKEWKRKDERKQWEKKEEQGKRGGQKEKKDWNKDKSSSQKHKDEHKLNSNHRHEEEHVWGERKPPHTHRRPSLEQPEYWVRQRDRLQHNPKPTQPCDSLETCAQAEGLLPVPFPDFEVILQTYLAKAEEAGVDASKREELQKLAAEFFKDGLFVHDQMSFIDFVEDLGDVLEDMVEGDESDEEDSDMEDEMEEFEKEVLKKFSVPGAGAKEERSKGERRKESGRGRG, encoded by the exons ATGTCTGGTGGCAGTAGTGCTAACAACAGCTGGACCATCCTCACTCCTGAG GAAACTGTTGCTGAAACCCTGAGGCCTTTGGCAGAGGGGAAGGAGCACCATGAAGAAAGCCCTACATCTGCGGCAG GTTCTGAGGAGAACCAGCCTGCAAAGGGTACAGAGTCTGCAAAGGGGCTCCCTGTGGAGGACCACCCG GtatcagaagaaaaaacagcagagctAAGTGGAGACACAAGCACAGATCAACCCGCCTCTGTGCTTGCCGCCATCCCTGATGACCCTGTTCCTATATCTTTGGACGTGCCCAGCAGCTTGGTCCCTGACAATGATGCACTTAGTCAGTCGGAGGGCCTACCCGAGGGCCCGGCACAGTCCACCCCTGATCCCGATTCATTTTCTGACTCCTATACCCACATAACCCCTTCCTCTGATGAGGCCCCAGCCTCACTGCTGAGCACAGAGACTCTGGGAGGGGTGGAGCTCACACAGGAAAAAGAGACGCTCGAACAGGAAGGAGCACAGCATCCACTAAATGGAGAGGGGCTACAGCCGGAAGGGGAGGAGTCAGACCTGTCTCCGACTGACCTAGGGAAACAGGCAG ACTCCCCTGTGGATTCAGAGGTGGCTGAGGAGAGCACTAAGacgggagaggagggagagccagaggtgaggaggaggaggtctctCTTAGCAGCTCTGGAGCGGATCGgaaggacagaggaggaagaggaaagggaGGAAGAGTTTCAGCTGCCACAGCGTGAGGAGGACAGTGGGTTCTCTGTAAACAAGTGCATCCTCGGTGCTGTCATCCTGCTGGGCCTCGGCACCATCTTCTTCTCAG GTGTCTTCATGAACCTGGATGAGG agAGTGACTACGGTACAAGGGAGCTGAAAGATGCAGAGTTACCAGGAAAACAG GCACAGAGAGAAGAGCTAAAAGTAGCCAAGGGACATGCAGCAGAGGGAGCAAAGGAGCAGCTGCgtttggaggaggtggagaaggaaaACA CAGCTGAAGCACCCGTGAAGGCCGCTACGGCGCCCTCCAGTGGCCAACCGGAGGCCAGCACGCAGGGAACAGCCAGCTCCACAGAGAAACAGCCAAGGAAGCCATCTGATGAGCAGTGGGACAAAAAGAAGGATGTAAAGAAGGATAAAAAGGACATGGGcgagaggaaagagggagagaaatctGATTCgcaggaaggagagaagagagagtggaAAGATGTAGGCAAAACAGAATGGAAAAAGGGGAAACATGAGCAAGGGAAGTTTGACAAGGAGCAAGGAAAGTTTGAAAAGGAGCAAGGAAAGTTTGACAAGGAGAAAGATAAGGAAGGAAAGCAGAAGAAGCATAGTGACGAGACAAAACAGTGGAAGGAGAAGGATTGGAAGAAAGGAAAGGCGAGCAGAGGTGACGAAGGAAAGCCATGGAAGGACAGGGAGGGGAAGAATGACCGGATAgaaaagagtgagagaaaagaatggaaggaggagaaagagctgaaaaaggcAAAGCATGAGAAGGTGAATGAGGGTAAACAGTGGAGGGgtaaggaggagaagagggattGGAAGGTAGGAAAAGAGCATGGAGAGAAGTCCAAGAGCAGGGAGGAGTGGAAGGGAGAGAAGGAatggaggaaaggaaaagatGGCTACAAGGAGAGTGGCAAAGAGAAGTGGGTGAAAAAAGACTtgaaagagaaaggagagaagaaagagtgGAAGAAAGATGACTGGAAGAGTAAAAACAGCAAGGATCATGGTAAAGAAGGGAAATGGAAGGGTGAAAGGAAACAGTGGGAAGAGAGCAAAAATCATggcaaagaaagaaaggggaagGACGAGAGGAAACAGTGGAACGAGAATGAGCAGAAGAGTAAAAATGGTAAAGATGAGAAGGAATGGAAGAGAAAGGATGAGAGGAAACAgtgggaaaagaaagaagagcagggcaagagaggaggacagaaagagaaaaaagattgGAACAAGGACAAGTCAAGCTCccagaaacacaaagatgaGCACAAACTCAACAGTAATCACCGCCACGAGGAAGAGCATGTGTGGGGCGAGAGGAagcctcctcacacacaccgCCGGCCGTCCCTGGAACAGCCCGAGTACTGGGTCCGGCAGCGGGATCGCCTCCAGCACAACCCCAAACCAACACAGCCGTGTGACTCGCTGGAGACCTGTGCCCAGGCTGAGGGTCTGCTCCCTGTTCCCTTCCCCGATTTCGAGGTCATCCTCCAGACTTACCTCGCCAAGGCAGAGGAGGCGGGAGTGGATGCCTCCAAAAGGGAAGAGCTCCAAAAGCTCGCGGCCGAATTCTTCAAGGATGGTCTCTTTGTTCACGACCAGATGAGCTTCATCGATTTCGTCGAAGATTTGGGAGATGTTTTGGAAGACATGGTGGAAGGAGATGAAAGCGATGAAGAAGATAGCGACATGGAGGACGAAatggaggagtttgaaaaagaagTCCTGAAAAAGTTTTCAGTGCCAGGAGCTGGAGCGAAAGAGGAGCGATCCAAAGGGGAGCGGAGGAAGGAGAGCGGAAGAGGTCGTGGCTGA